One window from the genome of Alphaproteobacteria bacterium encodes:
- the cobS gene encoding adenosylcobinamide-GDP ribazoletransferase yields the protein MYSRQVISRFDDLRVAAAFLTRLPLPVPEGRGIAAVAGACRAFPLVGAAIGLAAGAVCLASQFLGLGVWLAAALAVTCQVLLSGALHEDGLADVVDGLGSYERARRLEIMRDSRIGTYGVLALILATVLRIAAVAGLADNALAGLVVAAALSRAIMAWPMALLPPARDDGLAASAGTPPWGGVIEGALIALVLALVISGPAGILAAATAAFAALLVAWLVGRAIGGMTGDVIGAAQVLAEIAALLALVALSD from the coding sequence ATGTACTCCCGGCAGGTCATATCACGGTTCGACGATTTGCGCGTCGCTGCTGCATTCCTCACGCGCCTACCGCTGCCTGTGCCGGAAGGCCGCGGCATAGCGGCGGTCGCCGGCGCCTGTCGCGCCTTCCCGCTGGTTGGTGCAGCGATCGGCCTTGCCGCCGGCGCAGTCTGCCTTGCGTCCCAATTCCTCGGTCTCGGTGTTTGGCTGGCAGCGGCTCTCGCCGTGACCTGCCAGGTGCTGCTGAGCGGGGCCCTGCACGAGGACGGTTTGGCGGATGTTGTCGACGGTCTCGGGTCCTACGAGCGCGCAAGACGCCTGGAAATCATGCGCGACAGCCGCATCGGCACCTATGGCGTGCTAGCCTTGATTCTTGCCACGGTCTTGCGCATCGCCGCCGTCGCCGGCCTGGCCGACAATGCACTGGCGGGCTTGGTGGTGGCTGCGGCTCTCTCGCGCGCCATCATGGCCTGGCCCATGGCCCTGTTGCCGCCAGCTCGCGATGACGGTCTTGCCGCCAGCGCCGGCACACCGCCATGGGGGGGCGTGATCGAAGGCGCGCTGATCGCGCTTGTTCTTGCGCTGGTCATATCCGGTCCTGCCGGAATACTTGCCGCGGCGACGGCGGCATTTGCCGCGCTATTGGTTGCTTGGTTGGTAGGACGCGCCATCGGCGGCATGACCGGTGATGTCATCGGCGCTGCTCAGGTGCTTGCCGAGATCGCCGCCCTTTTGGCTCTGGTCGCCCTCAGCGATTGA
- a CDS encoding CbtB domain-containing protein: MTAIGACVESGPQAARGLGTLAAVVAAALLGVFILYGAGFAQPSLLHNAAHDGRHGMAFPCH, encoded by the coding sequence ATGACGGCAATTGGCGCATGTGTCGAGAGCGGCCCACAGGCCGCACGAGGCCTCGGGACTCTGGCAGCAGTGGTCGCTGCGGCCCTGCTTGGCGTCTTTATTCTGTATGGGGCGGGATTCGCCCAGCCCTCGCTCCTGCACAATGCCGCCCATGACGGGCGGCATGGCATGGCGTTCCCCTGCCACTGA
- the cobT gene encoding nicotinate-nucleotide--dimethylbenzimidazole phosphoribosyltransferase codes for MDFATIRQLLSDLAPADEDAVAAARARDAQLTKPPGSLGKLEDVAAWLAAWQGRYPPRAEILRTIVFVGNHGVAARGVSAFPAEVTAQMVANFEAGGAAINQLCDSLGAELSVEVFDLDRPTADFTSDAAMSEAECAAAIATGMARVEAGTDLLCLGEMGIANSTSAAALATALFGGDPADWVGRGTGVDDAGLTRKCDTIAAATAFHGAALGDPLEVLRRLGGFELAAIAGAIIGARRARVPVMLDGFICCAAAAVLQRAAPGGLDHCLASHRSAEAGHDRMLQVLGLTPLLDLGMRLGEGSGAALAAHVVKAAVKTHAGMATFADAGVSEG; via the coding sequence TTGGATTTTGCCACCATACGCCAATTGCTTAGTGATTTGGCACCCGCCGACGAAGATGCTGTGGCCGCGGCCCGCGCTCGCGACGCGCAGCTCACCAAGCCGCCCGGCTCGCTCGGCAAACTCGAGGACGTCGCCGCCTGGTTGGCCGCCTGGCAGGGCCGCTATCCGCCGCGCGCTGAGATCTTGCGCACAATCGTCTTCGTCGGCAATCACGGCGTGGCTGCGCGTGGTGTGTCGGCGTTTCCGGCGGAAGTGACGGCGCAGATGGTGGCGAATTTCGAGGCCGGTGGCGCCGCCATCAATCAGCTTTGCGACAGCCTAGGTGCCGAACTCAGCGTCGAGGTCTTCGATCTTGACCGACCGACCGCCGACTTCACCTCCGACGCGGCAATGAGCGAAGCTGAGTGTGCCGCCGCGATCGCTACTGGTATGGCGCGCGTCGAGGCGGGGACGGACCTGCTCTGCCTGGGTGAGATGGGCATCGCCAATAGCACTTCGGCAGCGGCGCTAGCGACGGCGCTATTCGGCGGCGACCCGGCCGACTGGGTGGGACGTGGCACTGGAGTTGACGACGCTGGCCTGACGCGCAAGTGCGATACTATCGCCGCCGCCACGGCATTTCACGGCGCCGCGCTCGGCGATCCACTGGAGGTTTTGCGCCGCCTGGGCGGGTTCGAGTTGGCGGCCATCGCTGGTGCCATTATCGGCGCCCGCCGCGCCCGTGTGCCGGTGATGCTTGACGGCTTCATCTGCTGCGCTGCCGCCGCCGTCCTGCAGCGAGCCGCTCCCGGCGGCCTCGACCATTGTCTGGCCAGCCACCGCTCAGCTGAGGCTGGTCATGACCGCATGCTGCAGGTGCTCGGCTTGACACCGCTGCTCGACCTCGGCATGCGCCTCGGCGAAGGCTCTGGCGCTGCGCTTGCCGCACACGTCGTCAAGGCCGCCGTCAAGACCCATGCCGGCATGGCCACCTTCGCCGACGCCGGCGTCAGCGAGGGCTAG
- the cobU gene encoding bifunctional adenosylcobinamide kinase/adenosylcobinamide-phosphate guanylyltransferase, translated as MTGLALPPLTLVLGGARSGKSRFAEALVETSGLDAVYIATGEAGDTEMAARIAHHQIRRGSRWRTLETPLQLATMLAREAAPQRALLVDCLTLWLANIMAEGRDIEDDTTDLVTALGELSGPVVLVSNEVGQGIVPDNLLARAFRDHAGRLHQDIAAVADRVHFVTAGLANTLKGASPR; from the coding sequence ATGACAGGCTTAGCCCTACCGCCGCTGACGCTGGTGCTGGGCGGTGCGCGCTCGGGCAAGAGCCGCTTCGCCGAGGCTCTCGTGGAAACGAGTGGCCTTGATGCCGTTTACATCGCCACAGGAGAGGCGGGTGATACCGAGATGGCGGCACGAATCGCTCACCATCAGATCCGCCGTGGCAGTCGCTGGCGCACCCTGGAAACACCGCTGCAATTGGCCACCATGCTGGCACGCGAAGCCGCGCCGCAGCGTGCTTTGCTCGTCGACTGCCTGACGCTGTGGCTCGCCAACATCATGGCTGAGGGCCGCGACATCGAAGACGATACGACGGACCTTGTCACGGCGCTCGGCGAACTCTCCGGACCCGTGGTGCTGGTCAGCAACGAAGTCGGCCAGGGCATCGTCCCCGACAACCTGCTGGCCCGCGCCTTCCGCGACCATGCCGGGCGACTGCATCAGGATATCGCGGCAGTCGCCGACAGGGTCCATTTCGTCACCGCCGGTTTGGCGAATACCCTGAAGGGGGCTAGCCCTCGCTGA